From the genome of Caldisericia bacterium, one region includes:
- a CDS encoding nodulation protein NfeD, which produces MRKYIILGVIFLILLLSIGKTSASKERVIVLHIEGEINLGLSKYVDRCLKDMEGVKAIVVEIDTFGGALDAATKIRDRLLHVDVPTIAWIKGRAWSAGALIALSCKKIVFSSGASMGAAEPIPTTEKTISAVRGEFESTCEANGRDPKIGASMVDKEIEIEGVVKRGELLTLSSEKAKKLGFSDYESNSLNDILSHFNLDEFEISDLSPLPSERVAGFLTSSTVREILLIVGLLGLIIEATTPGFGIPGTMGLVALSLFFGGHMIAGIGNWLYTLMFIAGVVLLLLEIFVIPGFGIAGISGIALIFISIFLTLGGGVGAIHTIGIVALILLVSFLVLLFFFPKLPIWKKLGLARRETRKEGYVAVKEEKHLEGKEGKAITMLRPAGVVEIEGKRYDALTDGEFIEKGKKIVVTKVEGGKIFVKRIR; this is translated from the coding sequence ATGAGAAAATATATTATACTGGGAGTAATTTTCCTGATACTCCTCTTATCCATTGGTAAAACATCTGCCTCTAAGGAAAGGGTAATTGTTTTACACATTGAAGGAGAGATAAATCTTGGACTATCAAAATATGTGGATAGATGCCTTAAAGATATGGAAGGAGTTAAAGCTATAGTTGTTGAGATAGATACATTTGGTGGCGCTCTTGACGCTGCAACAAAGATAAGGGATAGACTCCTTCATGTGGATGTTCCCACAATAGCATGGATTAAGGGGAGGGCATGGTCAGCAGGAGCTTTGATAGCTCTCTCATGTAAAAAAATTGTCTTCTCATCTGGTGCAAGTATGGGGGCAGCTGAACCAATCCCAACCACAGAAAAGACTATTTCTGCAGTAAGGGGCGAGTTTGAATCCACATGCGAAGCAAATGGAAGAGACCCAAAAATTGGTGCCTCCATGGTTGATAAAGAGATAGAGATTGAGGGAGTTGTTAAGAGGGGAGAACTGCTTACTCTATCCAGCGAAAAGGCAAAGAAACTGGGATTTAGCGATTATGAATCTAACAGCTTGAATGATATTCTATCACACTTCAACCTTGATGAATTTGAGATCTCTGATCTCTCTCCTCTCCCATCTGAGAGAGTTGCTGGATTTCTCACATCTTCAACTGTAAGGGAAATTTTACTAATTGTTGGACTTCTTGGTTTAATCATAGAGGCAACAACTCCAGGATTTGGAATACCTGGAACCATGGGACTTGTTGCATTATCATTATTCTTTGGAGGGCATATGATAGCAGGAATTGGAAACTGGCTTTACACACTAATGTTTATAGCAGGGGTTGTTCTACTGCTCCTTGAAATATTTGTCATCCCTGGCTTTGGCATAGCAGGAATATCTGGAATTGCTCTTATTTTTATATCCATATTTTTAACCCTTGGTGGTGGAGTAGGTGCAATACACACTATAGGTATCGTGGCTCTAATTCTCCTTGTCTCTTTTCTTGTTCTTCTCTTCTTCTTCCCAAAACTTCCCATATGGAAGAAACTTGGGCTTGCAAGAAGGGAGACGAGGAAGGAAGGGTATGTTGCTGTAAAAGAAGAGAAGCACCTTGAAGGAAAGGAAGGAAAAGCAATTACGATGCTAAGACCTGCTGGGGTGGTGGAAATTGAAGGAAAGAGGTATGATGCTTTAACAGATGGAGAGTTCATTGAAAAAGGGAAAAAGATTGTTGTAACAAAAGTAGAGGGGGGTAAAATTTTTGTAAAAAGGATTAGATAG